The following DNA comes from bacterium.
TGGCTGATATTGACCATGACGGCTATTTAGATATATTCTGCGCAAATTACGGCACAAATAATAAAAATATTCTATATAAAAATAATGGCAATTCCACTTTTACTGAAATTACTGAAAAAGCGGGATTAAGCGATTTAGGATGGTGCTGGAGCGCTACTTTCGCGGATGTAAACGGCGATGGATGGGACGATTTGTATGTGGTTCACGGAAGATACCCCGCCGGGGAGAGAAACAAATTGTACCTTAATAACGGTGATGGCACGTTTAAGGATATTTCAAATGAATCCGGTACCGATGATTCAAGCTGGGGCCTGGGCGCGACTTTTGCCGATATAGATAATGACAGCGATTTGGATCTTTTTGTTTCAAATTACCAGGGTGGGAATAAATTATTTATTAATGACGGGACCGGCCATTTTAAAGATTTTACAAAGGAATCACATTTGGATAATTATGCGGGATGGGGCAAAGGCCCCGTTTTCGCGGATTTTGACCATGACGGTTATCTTGACTTATATGAGGCGGACTGCAAAGGTCCCAACCATCTTTATAAAAATAATGGCAAAGGAGTATTTAGCGATATTACCGATAAGATTTCAGAGATAAACTGCGGCATGGTTAAAAGAAGCAAGGGTGTTGCCACGGCGGATTTTGATAATGACGGGGATATAGATTTATATGTTGTTAACTGGAGTATGCCAAACAGGCTTTTTGTTAATACCCGGAATGACAAAAATTTTCTGAAAATAAGCCTTGAGGGCAGGATGTCAAACCGCAATGCTGTTGGTTCCTGGGTAAAAGTATATGAATCGGGGCATCTTGGAGATATGAAATATTTCAAAGGATTAAGGGAAGTGACTACCGCCAGCGGTTTTTGCTCTATGAGCAGTTTAGATGTGCATTTCGGCCTGGACGCGTCAAAAAAGTATGATTTGGAAATAAGATTTACCAATGGCACTAAAGTTGTTAAGAATGATGTTTCATGCGGCCAAACTTTAAAAATAAAGGAACCGGCGCAGATAAACGCTGTAGCAAGAAAAAAATAAATAATATATCAAATTAAAATAAAAATAACCCTGTAGTGGCTTTCTGCAGGGTTATTTTTTAGGCGGGTTTTTTTGGTAAAAATTAAAATATCAGTATTAATTACCATTTTTATTTTGGGGTGCGGCCGTTATTCCGCGAAGGATAATACCACCCCAATTGGCACAATTAAAGGGAAGGCGGTTTATCAAAATAAAGGTATAAGCGGGGCTGTTGTTTACGCTTATAAAAAGGATGAAAAGGGGTTTTCCTTATTGATGACCGCTGTTTCTTTGCCTGCTGATGAGAATGGCAATTTTTTACTGGAACTTAGAAACGGCATCTATTATTTAGTGGTAAAAAAAGACAATAATTATGGTTATTTTGGTGGAAATCCGGTCGCGGTTTCGGCGGGAAGAACGGTGGAACTAACCATAAATTGTGTCAAGAAAAATTTTTCCAAAGAAACTGATTTAGAGGCTGATACAAAACCGGGTATTTCAGGTATGGTTTATTATGAGGACAGGCCTTTAGATAAAGCAGAAGTATTTTTTTATCTGAGCATGGAAAATGATTTAAGAGGTCCCGCCTATTTTTCCGCGGCAACAGATGAAAAAGGTAAATTTTATGCTCCGCTTGAATCAGGGACATATTATATTGTTTG
Coding sequences within:
- a CDS encoding CRTAC1 family protein, with amino-acid sequence MKKIFFCILLFLLVPVLAGNSAGSMNFIDITKESGTGDPGRGKGVAVADFNNDGLLDFYVSNKGGGNVLYQNTGDMKFIDVTTKAGVNEAGYSLGSCWGDINNDGHIDLYVPKGGVYEIESNRLFLNNGDGTFTDITGKAGVGAKTFSYGSAMADIDHDGYLDIFCANYGTNNKNILYKNNGNSTFTEITEKAGLSDLGWCWSATFADVNGDGWDDLYVVHGRYPAGERNKLYLNNGDGTFKDISNESGTDDSSWGLGATFADIDNDSDLDLFVSNYQGGNKLFINDGTGHFKDFTKESHLDNYAGWGKGPVFADFDHDGYLDLYEADCKGPNHLYKNNGKGVFSDITDKISEINCGMVKRSKGVATADFDNDGDIDLYVVNWSMPNRLFVNTRNDKNFLKISLEGRMSNRNAVGSWVKVYESGHLGDMKYFKGLREVTTASGFCSMSSLDVHFGLDASKKYDLEIRFTNGTKVVKNDVSCGQTLKIKEPAQINAVARKK